A genomic region of Cydia strobilella chromosome 12, ilCydStro3.1, whole genome shotgun sequence contains the following coding sequences:
- the LOC134745819 gene encoding uncharacterized protein LOC134745819, whose translation MCCIFTWMAWCFDASHRVVVFIMACLISSSVCCLLLTASLAGVAMGYNYSLAEYIDLKETNISVYIKRGVYDDEIADDFDWRRAGGGEPSISLKDSSGQRISPGVQEGEQPLAAGRRRSGNSIFESDDQHKYEGSLMRLTSMAAGETVRRFEPPAPPYTTSRTTTPNVVDALLQVADSMPGGSVERLRAIQAAARHHESRKIELATAKIPEDPLDRVKAIEANAQIHNARRNDPTTTTDKYAKYFGQLAKHPGFPGSGLSARKFMESNDKDVLDTPPPNRFRDAVFRGDLSGWPSADSSKTSTAENFFDYEVSHKSSALTPPSIRPLLVRPLENKMQQIMWDTPKPKSPIKQTQTDSKEYGNDK comes from the exons ATGTGCTGCATATTTACATGGATGGCCTGGTGCTTCGATGCATCGCACAG GGTCGTGGTTTTCATCATGGCGTGCCTCATCAGCTCGTCCGTTTGCTGCTTGCTACTCACAGCTTCACTGGCAGGCGTTGCCATGGGTTATAATTACTCATTAGCTGAGTACATCGACCTCAAAG AGACCAACATATCCGTGTATATCAAGCGAGGTGTTTACGATGACGAGATAGCTGATGACTTCGACTGGCGACGAGCGGGCGGCGGAGAACCGAGCATTTCTCTCAAGGACAGCTCAGGCC AGAGAATATCACCCGGAGTTCAAGAAGGCGAGCAGCCTCTAGCGGCCGGTCGTCGCCGATCGGGCAACTCCATATTTGAGTCGGACGATCAACACAAATACGAAGGCAGCCTCATGCGACTCACGTCTATGGCGGCCGGAGAGACTGTACGAAGATTTGAACCTCCAGCGCCACCTTACACCACTAGTCGAACGACGACTCCGAATGTAGTCGATGCTTTGCTGCAA gTTGCCGACAGCATGCCAGGCGGTTCTGTAGAACGATTGAGAGCTATTCAAGCAGCAGCAAGGCACCATGAATCTCGCAAAATTGAATTG gctACCGCTAAGATTCCCGAGGATCCGTTAGATCGAGTAAAGGCCATAGAAGCTAATGCTCAAATACACAATGCCAGGAGAAACGACCCG accACAACGACGGATAAGTACGCCAAATATTTCGGGCAGTTAGCGAAGCATCCTGGTTTCCCAGGCTCCGGACTAAGTGCCAGGAAGTTCATGGAAAGCAACGATAAGGACGTCTTGGACACACCCCCGCCTAATCGTTTTAGAGACGCAGTGTTCCGCGGGGACCTTTCAGGCTGGCCTTCAGCGG ATTCTTCTAAAACTTCGACAGCCGAAAATTTCTTCGATTACGAAGTTAGCCACAAGTCTTCAGCACTAACACCGCCATCAATAAGGCCATTACTCGTTCGTCCGTTAGAAAATAAAATGCAGCAGATTATGTGGGATACGCCGAAACCAAAAAGTCCGATTAAACAAACCCAAACTGATTCCAAGGAATACGGGAATGATAAGTAA